Proteins found in one Flavobacteriales bacterium genomic segment:
- a CDS encoding alpha-amylase, with translation MKRFAYFVALAGLTIACAPKEKEYLFQGDAVTGLAGPIVLSDESNLFYAPDFVPDTTRIKRVSASTGVSFSFGKAAWEVHLHRGDQTYSIQTIELHNGERYEIPVFYSLTQKVDFQFEGEADSVFLFGTFNAWNRGALKMNSDGQLFTSSVKMAPNSYPYKFFVWNGGRAVEATDPRSDSVSNGMGGYNSTLVVDYPGEAPVALEPIFTDNRSIELSNIPNDQIVLAYWQNQRLKIDTIGSGTYSVQIPEIDPKCSYAEGRSYLRIFSTRNARLSNDVLIPLESGKIVRSTDQLARSDWHTAIMYFMMVDRFKNGSEANDSIVPNPDIDPKANYHGGDIAGITEVLRSGFFEELGTNTIWLSPIVQNPWDAWGLWNKGGVTSKFSGYHGYWPISNIKPDVRFGSPKEVHQLLDEAHEENFNVLIDYVANHVHEQHPVYVDHPDWATPLYLQDGSLNTERWDEQRLTTWFDTFMPTLELRNPEVVDYMTDSALVWVTQHEFDGFRHDATKHIDELYRRTLTRKVKELNLDRRIYQIGETYGSPELISSYISNGMLDAQFDFNVYDAAVSPFVSSAPKDIENLVNTLNQSRNTYGYHNLMGYISGNQDRSRFISLASGDVLLSEDQKLAGWTREIPKPKAEAYARLGLLHALNFAIPGIPVIYYGDEYGMWGANDPDNRKMMKFTGYDSDEAALRADVQALTTARNREMALLYGNAEVEIVEQNVIHITRTYLGERVQIWINPGPYPILCGVSSENILAGRLVEGDEDNVLEPLSFVYVKE, from the coding sequence ATGAAAAGATTCGCCTACTTCGTCGCACTTGCAGGACTGACCATTGCCTGTGCACCCAAGGAAAAGGAATATCTCTTTCAAGGTGATGCCGTGACCGGTTTAGCTGGCCCGATAGTGCTATCCGATGAGAGCAATCTGTTCTATGCACCGGATTTTGTGCCGGATACCACGCGAATCAAACGTGTTTCTGCGAGTACAGGAGTGAGCTTCAGCTTTGGTAAAGCGGCCTGGGAAGTTCACCTTCACAGGGGCGATCAGACGTACTCAATACAGACCATCGAGCTTCATAACGGTGAGAGGTATGAAATTCCCGTTTTCTATTCGTTGACTCAGAAGGTAGACTTTCAGTTTGAAGGCGAGGCGGATTCCGTATTCCTATTCGGCACATTCAATGCCTGGAACCGCGGAGCGTTGAAAATGAATTCCGACGGACAGCTTTTCACCTCGTCGGTGAAAATGGCTCCTAACAGCTATCCGTACAAGTTCTTCGTATGGAACGGTGGTAGAGCCGTTGAAGCGACCGACCCCAGATCCGATTCAGTTTCGAATGGAATGGGGGGGTATAACTCTACTCTCGTGGTGGACTATCCGGGTGAAGCTCCCGTTGCATTGGAGCCAATCTTTACGGATAACCGTTCTATCGAATTGTCGAACATACCGAACGATCAGATCGTGCTGGCCTACTGGCAAAACCAACGCTTGAAAATCGACACCATCGGTTCCGGCACCTATAGTGTTCAAATTCCGGAAATCGATCCTAAGTGCAGCTATGCTGAGGGACGAAGCTACTTGCGCATCTTCAGCACACGTAATGCACGGTTATCGAACGATGTATTGATCCCGCTCGAATCGGGCAAGATCGTTCGCTCAACGGACCAACTCGCGCGGTCCGATTGGCACACTGCCATCATGTACTTCATGATGGTCGATCGATTCAAGAACGGAAGCGAGGCGAACGACAGCATAGTGCCGAATCCGGATATCGATCCCAAGGCCAATTATCACGGAGGCGATATCGCCGGAATTACCGAAGTGCTTCGATCGGGCTTTTTCGAAGAATTGGGAACCAACACCATATGGCTTTCACCGATCGTTCAGAATCCTTGGGATGCCTGGGGCCTGTGGAACAAAGGAGGCGTTACCTCCAAATTTAGCGGTTACCACGGTTACTGGCCCATCTCCAACATCAAGCCCGACGTGCGATTTGGATCGCCCAAAGAAGTGCATCAGTTACTCGACGAAGCCCATGAAGAAAACTTCAATGTGCTCATCGATTACGTAGCTAACCACGTGCACGAACAACACCCGGTATACGTGGACCACCCCGATTGGGCCACTCCCCTATACCTTCAGGATGGATCTTTGAATACCGAGCGATGGGATGAACAGCGCCTGACCACATGGTTCGACACCTTTATGCCGACCTTGGAGCTTCGAAACCCCGAGGTGGTGGACTACATGACCGATTCGGCCTTGGTTTGGGTGACTCAGCACGAATTTGACGGCTTCCGCCACGACGCTACCAAGCACATCGACGAACTCTACCGGCGCACACTTACGCGTAAAGTCAAAGAATTGAACCTCGATAGACGTATCTATCAAATCGGCGAAACGTACGGTTCACCCGAACTCATCAGCAGCTACATCAGCAATGGTATGCTCGATGCCCAATTCGATTTCAACGTGTACGACGCGGCGGTCAGCCCTTTCGTCTCAAGTGCGCCTAAAGACATCGAGAACCTAGTCAACACGCTAAACCAAAGCCGGAACACCTACGGCTACCACAACCTCATGGGTTACATTTCCGGTAACCAGGATCGCAGCCGTTTCATTTCATTGGCTTCAGGAGACGTGCTTCTGAGCGAAGATCAAAAGCTCGCCGGCTGGACTCGCGAGATCCCGAAGCCAAAGGCCGAGGCCTACGCTCGACTCGGGCTCTTACACGCCTTAAATTTCGCTATTCCGGGAATCCCCGTGATCTACTACGGCGACGAATACGGGATGTGGGGTGCCAACGATCCCGATAACCGGAAGATGATGAAGTTTACCGGGTACGATTCGGATGAGGCAGCCCTGCGGGCCGATGTACAAGCGCTCACCACAGCTCGCAACCGAGAAATGGCTCTACTTTACGGGAATGCCGAAGTAGAGATCGTGGAACAAAATGTCATTCATATCACCAGAACATATCTGGGTGAACGAGTTCAAATTTGGATCAATCCGGGACCCTACCCCATTCTTTGTGGAGTGAGTTCTGAAAATATTTTGGCTGGACGACTCGTCGAAGGCGACGAAGACAATGTCTTAGAGCCATTGAGTTTTGTTTACGTGAAAGAATAA
- a CDS encoding alpha-amylase, which yields MKKLSIWVLSAALRSCGSPSNESSNTMADENELVEMIDSRLPDWAANATIYEVNIRQYTKEGTINAFSEHLPRLKELGVDILWIMPVQPIGEKNRKGPLGSYYSIQDYTSVNPNFGTMDDFKALVDQAHELGLKVILDWVANHTAFDHTWTVEHPEFYTYDEEGNINVAKDNEGNVTDWTDVADLNYENQDLWAAMADEMRFWVDSADIDGFRCDVAGFVPMDFWNYLSEQRATRNKELFMMAEWAEPTDMQNFHMNYGWDVHHVMNEVAKGIKSPSDIEMLRLEIDSNYTQDDLRMYFTTNHDENSWNGTVFERMGKAHFQWFVFTATFDRGMPLIYSGQEVGLSKRLKFFDKDWIDWSVETDSLTGWNYNKFYTAMMDIYHNTPALWNGNYGGDFSPLVVNDEKRTYAYARRRDLSKIEAAGPYMAIEMTDNSEVVAAFNFGNAAARFTKEELELKGSYKVFDGQTTNDWNADEANDLVILEDQFLIFFR from the coding sequence ATGAAAAAACTTAGTATCTGGGTACTTTCCGCCGCATTACGGAGCTGCGGCTCACCCTCAAACGAATCGAGCAACACTATGGCCGATGAAAACGAACTCGTGGAAATGATCGACAGCCGGCTTCCGGATTGGGCGGCCAACGCTACCATCTACGAGGTCAATATTCGTCAGTACACCAAAGAAGGAACCATCAACGCGTTCTCTGAGCACCTGCCTCGACTAAAAGAACTCGGAGTTGATATTCTGTGGATCATGCCCGTACAACCTATCGGCGAAAAAAATCGAAAAGGTCCTTTGGGAAGTTATTACTCCATTCAGGACTATACCTCGGTGAACCCGAATTTCGGCACCATGGACGATTTCAAAGCCCTGGTCGATCAAGCTCATGAACTCGGTCTAAAGGTCATCCTGGACTGGGTCGCCAACCACACCGCATTCGACCATACTTGGACCGTTGAGCACCCCGAGTTCTACACTTACGATGAAGAAGGTAACATCAACGTCGCCAAGGACAACGAAGGAAATGTGACCGACTGGACCGATGTGGCCGATCTCAACTACGAAAACCAGGATCTGTGGGCTGCCATGGCGGATGAAATGCGCTTTTGGGTCGACTCGGCCGATATCGATGGGTTCCGCTGTGATGTGGCCGGATTCGTACCGATGGATTTCTGGAACTACCTCAGCGAACAACGAGCTACCCGGAACAAAGAGCTCTTTATGATGGCCGAGTGGGCCGAACCCACCGACATGCAGAACTTTCACATGAACTACGGTTGGGATGTACACCACGTCATGAACGAAGTGGCCAAAGGCATAAAATCGCCGAGCGACATCGAGATGCTTCGACTGGAGATCGACTCGAACTACACACAAGATGATCTCCGTATGTACTTTACGACCAACCACGACGAGAATTCATGGAACGGAACCGTATTCGAGCGAATGGGAAAGGCGCACTTCCAATGGTTCGTTTTCACCGCTACGTTCGACCGAGGCATGCCTCTGATCTACAGTGGTCAGGAGGTCGGATTAAGTAAACGCCTTAAATTCTTCGATAAGGATTGGATCGACTGGAGCGTAGAAACGGATTCACTCACCGGCTGGAACTACAACAAGTTCTACACTGCCATGATGGATATCTACCACAATACTCCTGCCCTCTGGAACGGCAATTACGGCGGCGATTTTAGTCCGCTCGTAGTCAACGATGAAAAACGAACGTATGCATATGCCCGTCGTCGGGACCTCTCGAAGATCGAAGCGGCCGGACCTTACATGGCGATCGAAATGACCGATAATTCGGAAGTGGTAGCAGCATTCAATTTCGGAAATGCCGCTGCTCGATTTACCAAAGAAGAACTGGAGCTCAAGGGATCGTATAAAGTATTCGACGGACAAACCACGAACGACTGGAATGCCGATGAGGCGAACGACCTGGTGATCCTCGAGGACCAATTCTTAATTTTCTTTCGATAA
- a CDS encoding methylglyoxal synthase, producing MKIALIAHDGKKADMVAFMRDHMDVLKNKKIELVATGTTGKHVESAGLKVQRVKSDPLGGDAQIAAEVAEGRVQAVFFFRDPLDKHPHEPDIAMLMRVCDVYNIPLATNPATADLIFSSLEQ from the coding sequence ATGAAGATCGCGCTCATAGCTCATGACGGAAAAAAGGCCGACATGGTCGCGTTCATGCGCGATCACATGGACGTACTGAAGAATAAAAAGATAGAACTCGTCGCCACCGGAACCACCGGTAAACATGTTGAGTCGGCCGGACTCAAAGTTCAGCGCGTTAAGAGCGATCCCCTCGGTGGAGATGCGCAGATCGCTGCAGAGGTCGCCGAAGGTAGGGTTCAAGCCGTTTTCTTCTTCCGTGATCCACTCGATAAACACCCCCACGAACCCGACATCGCCATGTTGATGAGGGTGTGCGACGTTTACAATATTCCCCTAGCAACGAATCCGGCCACCGCCGATCTAATATTCAGCTCTCTCGAGCAATAG
- a CDS encoding cyclomaltodextrinase C-terminal domain-containing protein, which produces WGSERAKLLTFNRCLVRQKTFWTGVDENDTFMILVNGNEKPHEFNLNRYVDFLYAGSQLTNMLDPSDQRGVDPIALPARGFALYRVASGR; this is translated from the coding sequence ATTGGGGTAGTGAAAGAGCTAAACTCCTGACTTTCAACAGGTGTTTAGTGCGTCAAAAAACGTTTTGGACGGGTGTGGATGAAAACGACACTTTTATGATCCTGGTAAACGGGAACGAAAAGCCGCATGAGTTCAACCTGAATCGCTATGTCGACTTTTTGTACGCTGGTTCTCAGTTGACGAATATGCTGGACCCCTCCGATCAGCGAGGGGTAGATCCAATCGCCTTACCGGCGCGTGGATTCGCCCTCTACAGGGTTGCATCCGGCCGCTAG